TTGCTTCCTTTGGGGGTTCCGTACGCGGTCTCGTGACGGGGGCCGTCGAGGCTGCCCTCAGGGAAAAATACGGAGCGGGAAAAGAGACCGCTAAATCGGGGGGGTGATCTGGTGCGTAATACTCTTCCTCTTCCGCCGCACTACGACCCGTCCAGGGCGGGTGATGTCTGGACAGTCCCTTATCAGGAAAGGGCGCATGAAGCGGGGAAGTGGGCAGAGCAGTTCGCGATACGACCGGTCTCCGATGACGAATGGAAAATTTGCCTCATAGCGGTTGACGTGCAGAACACTTTCTGCATTCCGGGATTCCAATTATACGTAGCCGGACGTTCGGGTACCGCTGCGGTTGACGACAGTCGGCGACTCTCTGAGTTTATTTATCGAAATCTCGGTGTGATCAGCCAGGTCTGTCCGACGATGGACACGCACCTCGTGATGCAGATTTTTCATTCTCTCTATCTTATCAATGATAGAGGAGAGCATCCGAAGCCGTTCACCCTGATTTCCGAGGAAGACGTTCTGAGGGGTGTTTGGAAGTTTAACCCGGCGCTCTGCCGGAGTCTCGGAATCAGCGCGGACTTCGGGCAGCGGCATCTCCTCCACTATGCCAAGAGACTGAAAGAGGGGGGTAAATACGACCTCACGATATGGCCTTATCACGGCATGCTGGGCGGTATCGGTCATGCCCTTGTTGCATCAGTCGAGGAGGCCATCTTCTTCCATTGCGTGGCTCGATATAGTCAGCCCGATTTTCACGTCAAGGGCGACAGGCCTTTCACCGAGCATTATTCTGTTTTCGGCCCTGAAGTCCTCGAGGGTCCCGCGGGAGAACCGATCGGCAGGAAAAGCGACAAGTTCTTCAGAAAACTGCTCGAATTTGATGCTGTCTTAATCGCCGGACAGGCAAAGAGCCACTGCGTCGCCTGGACCATTGACGACCTCCTGGAAGACGTTCTTATTCGTGACAGGCGGCTGGTCGAAAAGATATACCTCCTTGAAGACTGCACGTCTCCGGTCGTCGTCCCCGGTGTCATGGATTACACCGACGGTGCCGACGCCGCGTTTCGGAGATTTGCCGATGCCGGAATGCATGTGGTGAGCTCCACCGATCCGATCGAGAACTGGCCTGGCATGAGGCTTTAGAGACATTCATCAGGAGATTGTCATCTCCCGCCGCCTGATTCCCCAACGACTAGCTAAATCTTTCCCATTTTCTCTGCCAAACGCTCCGTCTCCCGCAGGAGCGATTCTATCTCGTCGAGCCCCTTATCCCAGAACAGTCTGTCTGTTATGTCGACCCCGAGGTTCTTGAAAATGTTCTGTGGAGAATCGGACATCCCTGCCGAAAGGAAATCCTTGACCTTCACTACGAACCGCGGATTCTCCTTAACAGAGTTCTGTAGGGATTTCGAGATGAGAAGGCCGCTCGCATAGGAATAGACGTAAAAAAAGTGCCGGATGTGTCCCCAGTATACCCACCAGTTCTCCGAGCCCGGAGACTGTTCAACGGACGTTCCCATGTATGCGGCCATATTGTTCTGAAATAATGTTCCGATCTCCTCTTTCGCCAGGTAACCCCTTTGTCTGAAGGCCTTGTGGAGTTCCTGTTCGAAGCGGTAACAGGCCGCCTGTCTGAAGATGGTCGAGACATCGTCATTGAGCTTGTTCATCAGGATGGCGATGCGCAACTCGTCGTCAGCTTGACCGAGCAGCTCCTGAAGAACAAAATCCTCCATAAAGGTACTCGCGACTTCAGCCGTTGAAAGGGGGGCGCCAAAATTCAGGGCGTTCTGCCGCTCCCTCATGAGTTCATTGTTTATTCCGTGGCCGAGCTCGTGGGCGAACGTCAAAACGTCGTAGAGCTTCCCGGTATGATTGAGGAGGATGTAGGTGGGATGGGAGAGAAGGTGGTGGGCACAGAAGGCCCCGCTTGCCTTACCTGTCCGGGGAAAGACGTCGATTCGCCTGTCATCGAGAAACTTCCTGAGGATGTCTCCGAACTTCCGGTCGAGGTTGTCAAAAACCCTCTCAACAAGCGTGACCGTCCTGCCGTAGGAATATTTTTTTGCGATTGTGCCATACTCCACATTCCTTTCATGGTACTTCAGCTTCCGAACCCCATGGAGTTTTGCCTTCAGACGGTAATATCGCCTCGGGATAGAAAACCTTGCCGAAACGGCAGCGATGAGCGTGTCTACGATTGCGCTGTCGATATCGTCGCTAACGTGCCTGCTGAGGTCCGGCCGCTCCATTCCCCTGAGTTCGTCGTCGATCTTCTTATTGGCGAGGATGGAATTCAACTCAGTTTCGGCGACTTCAACATGATTGGAAAGGATATTATTGAACGCCCTTGCGGCAGCGTCTCTCACCTTCCTCTGCCTACTGTTCATGAGACTCGAGATTTCCGAGAGGTTGCTGATGACTTTCCTGCCATTTTCGGCGATGACCTCTCTCTCTTCCTTTGCGAGAAAGCCTGCGGTCATCTTTACCCAGCTGGAATAGGCGGGCGATGCCTTGAGGTTCAGTATCCGTTCTTCCGGCTCCGAGAGCAGATACCTCGCTTCCGCAAAAATGCGTTCGAGGAAATGCCGGTATTTCTGTAACCGCCTGTTTTCGAGGAATCCTTTCTGTCTCTTCAACGGGATCTTGCCGATGCGGAGATAAAAGAACTGTATATCGTTCTGGATCTTTCGGCCGAACTCTTCGATCTTATTGAGCTTCGCCTTGAGCGTGGGGTCGTTTTGATTCTGCTGTGTCCTGAGCATAAAGTAGTACCCCTCAGCCCCATCGGTTCCATAGTACCTGTTCCACGTCTCATATTCGTCCAGAGCCCTGAGGAGAATCAACGGGTCTTCGAGATAATCCGTCCGGTCCTTCCACTTGTTGATGAACGCATAACTCTTCTTCTCTACAACTTTCCGGCTCTCCTCCATCCCGGTATCGTCATCGCCTGAAAAAAGGCTCGCGAGATTCCATGAAGTGCTGTGATTCTTCTCCGAGCCTTGGAGCCGTTTTGTCATGGTCATTCTCCTCTCATGGGGCTTATCATGCTCGCTCGGGAGCGATTTATTATACCTTTTTCATCCTGATTTGGTACTATAGGGCCGGACAAGTGAACCGAGACGAAGGGGGTGTCAGTATGTCGGAATTCAGAGACGTGACAGTCGTGAGAGAGGCGAATGTCTATTTTGGCGGCAGCGTGACGAGCAGGACTGTTCTCTTTGCCGATGGCTCCAAGAAGACCCTGGGGATCATGCTGCCCGGCGAATATGAATTCAACACCGGAGAGCCCGAACTCATGGAGATACTTTCGGGCGAACTGGAGGTACTCCTTCCCGGTGAAAGCTTGTGGAAGGCGGTGAGGGGAGGGGGGACATTTGAGGTTGCCGGAAACGCAAAATTTCAACTCAGGGTAAAAGAACTCACCGATTACTGCTGTTCGTTTCTCAAGGCGTAATCCTGCTGTTTGACATTTCCGGCAGGGTCATGACCTCTTGAAGCCCGCGATCGCGTTCCGCATGATATCGACGGGAGGTTTTATCCCTGTCCATATCTCGAATGCGATGACGCCCTGATGGAGGAGCATGCCGAGGCCGTCGAGGGTTTTGCAGCCTTTCTTCGAGGCAGCATCGAGAAGGGGGGTCTTCTTGTATATGAGGTCACAGACGGTCACCGCCTGGCCCAGTAAGGAGAAATTCACAGGCATTGGGTCTCCGTCCTTCAATCCAAGAGGAGTTGCATTAATGAGTATGTCGACATCCCCAAGGCTGTCTACCCCGTGCACCCTTCCGACATTCGTGCGGATGGTGCTGAGGTCGTTCACGAGTTTACCCGCCTTATCTCCGTCAATATCGAATATCCGGAGATTTGAAGCCTCCTGACTGAGGTAATAACTGATCGCCCTGCACGCCCCGCCGGCACCGATTATGACTACCCTCTTGTCTTGAACCGCTATGCCCGCTTCGGCTAAGGACTCCATGAACCCCCTGCCATCGGTGTTATAGCCCTTAAGCCTTCCCTCAGAGTTCTTTATCGTGTTGACCGCACCGATGAAAGACGCTTCTTCATCTATGTCGTCGAGGAGAGGAATCACCTGTTCTTTGTGCGGGACCGTGACGTTGACTCCCTTCAAGTCGAGGGCCTTTATCGCGTTTACCGCATCTCCGAGCAGCGTCGGATGCACGGGGAATGTCACATAGCAGTAGTCGAGGCCAAGGTAATCGAAGGCAGCATTATGCATTGCAGGAGAGAGGCTATGCTCCACCGGATACCCGAAGAGGCCCGTGACCTTCGTCGTGCCTGCTATCTTCACCGAGAAACCTCCATGGCTTTCTATATTACCATGGTGGGAGTTTTCTGTCTCCTTTGTGTTAATCTGTCTCCTTTGTGTTAAAATAAACAGACAAAAAATATTTCTCGATAAGGAGACTACCAATGAAAAGACAATATATGGCGTTCTGTCTCTCGCTGGTATTAATCATTGCTGCGGTTGCGCAAAATGTGGAGGCCTCAAATTGCACATGGCTCGCGGATACCACATCGAACCAGGCCATCGGCGCGCTTGATTTGTATGGGGACCCTTCCCCTTCTTATTTCTTTGTGGGAAACCTTTCGATCCAGCCGGGGCCGGTCATCGGTTTGGCCCTCGCTTCCTTGAGTACTCTCCCGGCTCCGCCTGTCTGCCCGAACATTACCGATGAAGCAACCGTTTCGCTGCGCTTTAGCACCGCTGGACTTCAGGTCCCTTCCGTATTGTACAGCGGTTCGCTCTATAGTACGTATCTGACCGTTGATCTCGCGACGGATACCGGAACGGTAGACCTTCCTTTCACGAACGCCATTGCGCCCCTGACCATGCAGGATGCTCAAAAGGGAGCCGCATCGTCGGCATGGAACATTTATAGTGCGATGACCTTCAACGCAATCGCAGGGTTGGCTCGCGAATCGTTCCTTTTTCAGAATACCCAGCCCATTTCCTGCAATTATGGAGGAACCGGTACGGCGACCTATGATCCGGTCTCGAATAGCAGTGTCGTGAGTGTGACCGGCTGCTCCGTGGTTCCCTGGGCGTTCTGTACCGGAAGTATGGTTGTTTCTGAAAACGCGCCTCTCCCCCTTGTTGGGCCGACATCCGTTATTGTTGCATCCCCTGCGATGGACTGTGTAGGAACGTTTTCCGACTACACGTCGCAGATCACCTTCGTTGATTCAGCGACGATCATCACTCCGGGTTTTCAGGGGCTTGAATACATCTTAAGCTCCACATTTTTTGGCTCCGTTAACTTCCCGACCCTTACAGTTCCCGTGTACTCAAACGTTCAGAATCTGAGCATCGAATCTATCGAGAACGGCGGTGAACTGACCCTGTTTAACATATCGGGCACCGGTTTTAAGCAGTGCTTCGGAAAGTGGTACGCCTATGATCCCTCCTCTGTCGTGATTATCGGCGTTGACGGTACTACGACAGGTACCGTGAATGTCGTTATGCCTGAGATCACCGATACCGTGCAGACGATCCTTCAGGTCGACGGTTCAGTCCTTGTGACGAGTAATCTCTCCGGCAGTCCGGCGACTACGCCCTATCCTGACACAGAGGCCCTTTACGCAAATTGCGCATTTTAGTCCACATCTAGAACGGTGCACATAGAGGAAAGGGTGGAAAGAAGAGATTCTTTCCACCCTTTCTTTTCATCAGAGCTGTAATTACGCACGGACGCTTTCGATCTGAGCGCAAAAGCGGGAATCTGCCTCAGTTGAGCCGATTACGAAAAACTCGAAACCGCCTCGATTAACCCCTTCGGCGATGAGTCGATGATCAGCGTCTCTATCCCAAGCACGTCTTCAACATCCCTGTTCGACACGTCATCAAGGAAGACCTTGTCTCCCTCTTTCATGACAACGTCAGGGATAAGGAGGATGTCGTCTTTTCTCACCGCTTCGGAGAGAGACCTCACAACATCCCTGCCGGTGAGAAGTCCCGTGACCGTGACACTCGGCCCGAAAAAGGAATTCTCGACCCCGATAAGATCTATTTCGATGTTGCTCTTTTTAAGTTTGTCTACAAACTTGGAGAGATAAGGATAAAAAGAAGTGCCGGTAAAGGTGACGAATCTCTTTTTGACTGTCCCGCTCGGCATCTTGATCCTCTTTGCCTGGTGAAGGAAACGGGGCACCATGCCGACCCCGTTCTCTATCTGGGGCAATTCACCGTATTCATGGAGCGGGGGGAATCCCGTGCCTGCCTTGATATAGAGTTCGTCTGCGGCGTAGACGATCGTGTCTCCGTGTTTCTTCCTGAACCTCTTCTGGAAGGAATCGAGAATTTCGATAGCCTTCACCGCATCTTCCTTCTCCACAGGCCTTATTTTGGAGCCTGATTTTCTGTGGGCCGTAAGACCGACAGGCACCACGGCAATGGACGAGACATAGGGATAAAACTTATAGAGGTCTCTGATCGTCTGTTGAAGGTCTCTTCCGTCATTGAAGCCGGGACAGAGAACAATCTGGCAATGCATCCTTATCTTATGTTCTTTGAAGAAGAGAATTTCCTTCAGAACGTCGGGAGCCTTCGGATTGCCGAGAAGGGCGTTGCGTACCTCCCTATCCGTGGAATGGATCGAAAAATAGAGCGGACTCAATCGCTGCTCCACAATCCTTTTTCTTTCAGCGGGTGTGAGATTCGTTAGGGTGATATAGTTGCCGTAAAGGAACGACATCCGATAATCCTCGTCCTTCACCGAGAGGCTCTTCCTGAGCCCCTTGGGCAGCTGGCTGACGAAGCAGAAGAGGCACTTATTCGTGCAGGTCTTGACCTTGAAATGTTTCGGTTCTATGCCGATATCCTGACCCTCCTTTGGACGGAGATCGTAGGAAAGTCTAGCACCCTTTCTCGATACGACGATATGGAGAGGATATTCGTTCCGGTAGAAGAGAAAATCGATGATGTCGTTGGCCCTGTGGCCATTGACGGAGACGATCACGTCGCCGGGCGCCATCCCTGCCGCATGCGCTGCACTGCCGGGAGAAACGGCGATAATCTCGATGCCCTGCTCTTTATGCATTCGCCTGCTTCAGTCCCCTGTAGACATAGTGAAGCCCGGAGATGATCGTGAAAAATGCGGTGACCCATATGAGATATCTCTGGATGCCGGGAAGAGAGGGAAAGTTCAATCTGAGGAGTATGAAGCAGATCAGCATGAGTTGGAGAGCGATGGCAGCTTTGCCGGTACCGCTCGGCTCGACCTTCGATGTGTGGGTGGCGAGGTGAAGGAGCATCCAGCCGGTTATGACGATGATGTCACGACTTATGATCGTGATGGTAAACCATGTCGGTATGAGGCTGTAAATGGAAAAAAGCACGAAGGAAGTGACGAGGAGGAATTTGTCCGCGAGGGGGTCAAGAAACGTTCCGAAGGCCGTCTTCTGATTTTTCAGGCGCGCGATGAGACCGTCGAATGCGTCGGTGAGGGCAGCGATGAAGAAGAGGTATAACGCATAATCATACCGCCTGTAGATGACGGCAGTGACGAATACGGGAATGAGGACTATTCTCGTGACAGTCAGCGTATTCGGCAGATTCAGGGTACCCACTGACTACTCCGTTAAGGGATATTATAGGGGAAGGAGCTGAATCTCAGCCTCAGACCGATCCTTCTGTAACAGGAGTTGTCGGTTTTTCCCGAATCGATGTAATTCAGGAGTGCTGCAGCATGACAGGACTCGATCATGAATTTCTTCTTGTCGGCGTCATCGAGGGCCCGAACGATCATTCTTCGGGCAGCACTGACGTTGCCCTCGAGGAAGAGAACCTCTCCGAGTCCGAGACAGCAATAGATGATCCCCCGTGCGTCTCCCGTCTTTCTGAAAAGCATCGTTGCCTTCTTAAAATACTCCGCGGCCTTTTTCAGCCTTCCCCTCATGATCGAGGTCATTCCCATGCTCCAGAGCGTATAGGAATAGCTGACGACATCTCCGATTGATCCATAAATGGCTTCCGCCTTCCTCAGGTGCTTCATTGCGGCGGCATGATCCCCTTTCATCCTCAGGGCATTCCCGATGCCGCAGTGGGAATAGGCTACGCCGAAGCGGTCCTTCTGTGATGACAGGACGCGGTTTGCTTCTCTGTAGTAGTTCAGGGAATCGTCGAAAAGACCCGATACCCTCGATATGCCTCCGAGACCGCAGAGACAGTAGCCGACCGCATTCCGTTGTCCGTTATCGGGTAACGCTTCGAAGAGTCTGTTTGCCCGGGAAAACGCACGCACGGCATTCTTCGCATCTCCCCTGACTCTGAAGGCACCCCCCTCAGCCCAGAGCGCAAAGGCGAGACCGTCCCTGTCATGCTTCTCTGCATAGATGGTCTTAGCCCCTGAGAAAAGCCTCAGTGCGTCCTTCCAGTTACCGAGAGCCCTCGTTGCCAATCCCTGTCCGACCATCGCATCAGCACGCATGAGCCTCTTTCTCGTCTGACCGCTCAACGCCACGGCTTCCGTATAAACATCTATTGCGCTCTGAAAATCGCCGACCATCCTGTATGTGTCACCGAGGGCGAGAAGACAGCAGAGCATCTCCCCCTTCTGTTTCCCCTGCGCGTATCTCTTCAAGGCGCTCCGGTAAGCCGACAATGCCTCCCGGTATCTGGATTTCTCGCGCAGGCGTTCTCCTCTCTGGAAGAGATCAGTTCCCATCGAGTCTTTCTCTCAACTTTGCCGTGAGTTCACGATAATCAGGAGAATGGAAAAAAGCGGAACCCATGACGAGTATCTCAGCGCCTGCGTCTGCGACTTCCCTCGCGTTCTCGTACTTAATCCCGCCGTCGACCTCGATGAAGACGGGCAGCCCCCGTTCATCGATCATTCCTTTCAGCATTTTGATCTTCTCGATCGACTGGGGTATGAAGCTCTGTCCGCCGAAACCGGGATCGACGGACATGATGAGTACGAAATCAAGATCGGAGAGGATGCTCTCGAGACTCCGTACCGGCGTCGCAGGATTCAGGGAAACCCCCGCCTTCACCCCGCCTTCCTTCATCCTCGTGACGGTCCTGTGCAGATGCACCGCGGCTTCAAGGTGGACCGTCAGGAAATCGGCTCCTGCGCTCATGAAGTCCCCTATGTATCGGTCAGGCTCTTCTATCATGAGATGGACATCGAGGGGCAGTTTTGTTGTCTTCCGTATCGCCTCGACGATAAAGGGGCCTATCGTCAGATTAGGAACAAAGTGACCGTCCATGATGTCGACATGGAGCATGTCAACACCCGCCAGCTCCACTGCGCGGATCTCCTCACCGAGCCTCATGAAATCGGATGAGAGCAGAGAAGGCGCGATCTTAACCATGAATGAGCGGTTCTCCTTCCAGTTTCAGGCGTATGGTCTCTCCTGATTTTATCTGGGCATTGGGCTTTGGTTTCTGACTCCTGACTCTTTCCCCCTCGCCTGCAAATTCGATTTTGAGACCGAGCTTCTCAGCAAGATCTGCTGCATCGTCTCTGCTTCTTCCAGAAAAATCAGGGCAGTAATAGATTATATCATAAGGCCCCATGCTCACCACAAGAGAGAAGGAGTCCTTCATAGCCTCTTCCGGATTCGGACGCTGGGATATGACCGTGTCCTTTTCCGCAGTGCGCGAGTGGACATGAATTACCTTTTCGACTTTCAGACCGCTTTTCGCGATCACCGATTCTGCATCATGGAGGCTTTGCCCGACAAGGCCGGGGACAGACAAGACCTTTGGTCCCCTGCTGAGAAAGACGGAAACGCCCCGTTGCTCTTTTACCTTGTTGCCGGCGGGGATCTCTTGCCTGACGATCCGTCCCGACGCAACGACGGGGTCATATTCTTCTCCCTCGACCTTCAGGTAGAGGCCGTTCCTCTTTAGGAGATCGTTCGCTTCGACCAGGGTCTTTCCTTTCAGGTCAGGGACATCAACGGTCTTGCTGAAACTCATGATCTTGAAAGTGAGATAGCCGGACAGGAGGCCCATGAGCACGAACCCGAAGATATAAACCGGTATCATGAGTAACTTCTTTAAGCTTTCCTGCACAGCCTCACCCCGAAGAACCCGTCCATATCGAACCTGTGCGGATATGTCCTGAAGAATCCCTGTTTCATAAATCCTCTCAGAAGGGATATGGGTCTGTCTATGATATAGAATTCCTCGGAAACCTTCAAGAATGCTTTTATGACATCCTCGCCTTCTTCCGGCTCCGTGGAACAGACTGAGTATACCATGGTGCCTCCCGGTCTTAACAATCCCGATGCCGAACGAAGCAGCGTCAGCTGTATCTCCTGCATTCTCCGGAGGTCTTTTCCCGTGTGGCGGTATTTGATATCGGGATTCCTCCGTATGACACCCAATGACGAACACGGGGCATCAAGGAGGATTCTATCAAACCATCTCTGTTCGGAGCCTCCGAGAGCGTACGCATTATCGGCCAGTTCCACGATATCCCCATGGATGGTCCTGATCGACTGCAGACCGAGACGGGAAATGTTTTCCTGCAGCTGCGGTATTCTCCTCTCCTCGGATTCTACGGCAGTTATCTCCCCGCTGTCTTTCATGAACTGGGCAATGTGCGTCGTCTTCCCGCCCGGAGCGGCACAGGCATCGAGGATCCTTTCCCCGGGTTGCGGGTCGAGGAGAATAGTAATGAGCTGCGATGCCTCATCCTGAACAACGAGCGCGTCCCTTGAAGGCAGTCCGCTGAATGTACGAAATTCTCTCAGTTTCAATCCGTCGGGGGAAAATGCCGTTAGTTCAGCCTCAATTCCGGCATCCGCAAAGATTCGGAGTATCTCGTCCACTGTCGCGATCAGGGTATTCACCCTTAGCGTCAGGGGAGGTATCAGGTTATTCGCCTCTGCTAGTTCTCGAGTCTCGGCTTCGCCGAGGCGCTCAAGCCACCTCCTAATGAGCCACTCGGGATGTGAGGTCGAAAGAGCGATATGGTGCGCCCCGTTTGCTTCCTTCAGCCTTCCGAGTCTCGATCTCACAGTGCCAAGATTCCGGAGCAGGTTCCGCAAAACGCCGTTTACGAGCGCGGGTCTTCCCCTCTCTTTTTCGATATCCACTGCTTCATGAACCGCGGCCCGCTCCGGTACCCGCATATGAAGTATCTGATATACGGCAAGCCTCAGGTTATTCATCGTTCTGCCGGAGAGGCCGGATGGTTTCTTCAGAAACTCTTTCAGTACCCAGTCCAGAGTGTACCGGTATCGTAAGACCCCGTAAACGAGCT
This genomic interval from Thermodesulfovibrionales bacterium contains the following:
- a CDS encoding M3 family oligoendopeptidase is translated as MTKRLQGSEKNHSTSWNLASLFSGDDDTGMEESRKVVEKKSYAFINKWKDRTDYLEDPLILLRALDEYETWNRYYGTDGAEGYYFMLRTQQNQNDPTLKAKLNKIEEFGRKIQNDIQFFYLRIGKIPLKRQKGFLENRRLQKYRHFLERIFAEARYLLSEPEERILNLKASPAYSSWVKMTAGFLAKEEREVIAENGRKVISNLSEISSLMNSRQRKVRDAAARAFNNILSNHVEVAETELNSILANKKIDDELRGMERPDLSRHVSDDIDSAIVDTLIAAVSARFSIPRRYYRLKAKLHGVRKLKYHERNVEYGTIAKKYSYGRTVTLVERVFDNLDRKFGDILRKFLDDRRIDVFPRTGKASGAFCAHHLLSHPTYILLNHTGKLYDVLTFAHELGHGINNELMRERQNALNFGAPLSTAEVASTFMEDFVLQELLGQADDELRIAILMNKLNDDVSTIFRQAACYRFEQELHKAFRQRGYLAKEEIGTLFQNNMAAYMGTSVEQSPGSENWWVYWGHIRHFFYVYSYASGLLISKSLQNSVKENPRFVVKVKDFLSAGMSDSPQNIFKNLGVDITDRLFWDKGLDEIESLLRETERLAEKMGKI
- a CDS encoding shikimate dehydrogenase; this encodes MKIAGTTKVTGLFGYPVEHSLSPAMHNAAFDYLGLDYCYVTFPVHPTLLGDAVNAIKALDLKGVNVTVPHKEQVIPLLDDIDEEASFIGAVNTIKNSEGRLKGYNTDGRGFMESLAEAGIAVQDKRVVIIGAGGACRAISYYLSQEASNLRIFDIDGDKAGKLVNDLSTIRTNVGRVHGVDSLGDVDILINATPLGLKDGDPMPVNFSLLGQAVTVCDLIYKKTPLLDAASKKGCKTLDGLGMLLHQGVIAFEIWTGIKPPVDIMRNAIAGFKRS
- a CDS encoding DUF512 domain-containing protein, whose product is MHKEQGIEIIAVSPGSAAHAAGMAPGDVIVSVNGHRANDIIDFLFYRNEYPLHIVVSRKGARLSYDLRPKEGQDIGIEPKHFKVKTCTNKCLFCFVSQLPKGLRKSLSVKDEDYRMSFLYGNYITLTNLTPAERKRIVEQRLSPLYFSIHSTDREVRNALLGNPKAPDVLKEILFFKEHKIRMHCQIVLCPGFNDGRDLQQTIRDLYKFYPYVSSIAVVPVGLTAHRKSGSKIRPVEKEDAVKAIEILDSFQKRFRKKHGDTIVYAADELYIKAGTGFPPLHEYGELPQIENGVGMVPRFLHQAKRIKMPSGTVKKRFVTFTGTSFYPYLSKFVDKLKKSNIEIDLIGVENSFFGPSVTVTGLLTGRDVVRSLSEAVRKDDILLIPDVVMKEGDKVFLDDVSNRDVEDVLGIETLIIDSSPKGLIEAVSSFS
- the pgsA gene encoding CDP-diacylglycerol--glycerol-3-phosphate 3-phosphatidyltransferase, with amino-acid sequence MGTLNLPNTLTVTRIVLIPVFVTAVIYRRYDYALYLFFIAALTDAFDGLIARLKNQKTAFGTFLDPLADKFLLVTSFVLFSIYSLIPTWFTITIISRDIIVITGWMLLHLATHTSKVEPSGTGKAAIALQLMLICFILLRLNFPSLPGIQRYLIWVTAFFTIISGLHYVYRGLKQANA
- the rpe gene encoding ribulose-phosphate 3-epimerase, translating into MVKIAPSLLSSDFMRLGEEIRAVELAGVDMLHVDIMDGHFVPNLTIGPFIVEAIRKTTKLPLDVHLMIEEPDRYIGDFMSAGADFLTVHLEAAVHLHRTVTRMKEGGVKAGVSLNPATPVRSLESILSDLDFVLIMSVDPGFGGQSFIPQSIEKIKMLKGMIDERGLPVFIEVDGGIKYENAREVADAGAEILVMGSAFFHSPDYRELTAKLRERLDGN
- a CDS encoding pyrimidine/purine nucleoside phosphorylase codes for the protein MSEFRDVTVVREANVYFGGSVTSRTVLFADGSKKTLGIMLPGEYEFNTGEPELMEILSGELEVLLPGESLWKAVRGGGTFEVAGNAKFQLRVKELTDYCCSFLKA
- the rsmB gene encoding 16S rRNA (cytosine(967)-C(5))-methyltransferase RsmB, with amino-acid sequence MTSRSRTRELALAALEEIGKKGRKPKGVLELLSGSVDVRERAFLMELVYGVLRYRYTLDWVLKEFLKKPSGLSGRTMNNLRLAVYQILHMRVPERAAVHEAVDIEKERGRPALVNGVLRNLLRNLGTVRSRLGRLKEANGAHHIALSTSHPEWLIRRWLERLGEAETRELAEANNLIPPLTLRVNTLIATVDEILRIFADAGIEAELTAFSPDGLKLREFRTFSGLPSRDALVVQDEASQLITILLDPQPGERILDACAAPGGKTTHIAQFMKDSGEITAVESEERRIPQLQENISRLGLQSIRTIHGDIVELADNAYALGGSEQRWFDRILLDAPCSSLGVIRRNPDIKYRHTGKDLRRMQEIQLTLLRSASGLLRPGGTMVYSVCSTEPEEGEDVIKAFLKVSEEFYIIDRPISLLRGFMKQGFFRTYPHRFDMDGFFGVRLCRKA
- a CDS encoding PASTA domain-containing protein; this encodes MIPVYIFGFVLMGLLSGYLTFKIMSFSKTVDVPDLKGKTLVEANDLLKRNGLYLKVEGEEYDPVVASGRIVRQEIPAGNKVKEQRGVSVFLSRGPKVLSVPGLVGQSLHDAESVIAKSGLKVEKVIHVHSRTAEKDTVISQRPNPEEAMKDSFSLVVSMGPYDIIYYCPDFSGRSRDDAADLAEKLGLKIEFAGEGERVRSQKPKPNAQIKSGETIRLKLEGEPLIHG
- a CDS encoding tetratricopeptide repeat protein, with the translated sequence MGTDLFQRGERLREKSRYREALSAYRSALKRYAQGKQKGEMLCCLLALGDTYRMVGDFQSAIDVYTEAVALSGQTRKRLMRADAMVGQGLATRALGNWKDALRLFSGAKTIYAEKHDRDGLAFALWAEGGAFRVRGDAKNAVRAFSRANRLFEALPDNGQRNAVGYCLCGLGGISRVSGLFDDSLNYYREANRVLSSQKDRFGVAYSHCGIGNALRMKGDHAAAMKHLRKAEAIYGSIGDVVSYSYTLWSMGMTSIMRGRLKKAAEYFKKATMLFRKTGDARGIIYCCLGLGEVLFLEGNVSAARRMIVRALDDADKKKFMIESCHAAALLNYIDSGKTDNSCYRRIGLRLRFSSFPYNIP